A part of Geoanaerobacter pelophilus genomic DNA contains:
- a CDS encoding peroxiredoxin, whose product MPLTGGKAPDFDLEGSDGKHYRLQDFAGKRIVLYFYPKDNTPGCTKEACGFRDLKPQFDSMDVVLLGISKDSLKSHDKFIRDFDLPFVLLSDPDASMMSLYGAYGEKVMCGKKCMGVIRSTVIVGPDGTILKHWPKVAKADAHPAEVVKWLGQNSNEGGK is encoded by the coding sequence ATGCCACTCACAGGGGGCAAAGCACCCGACTTCGATCTGGAGGGTAGCGACGGCAAACATTACCGGCTACAAGACTTTGCCGGCAAAAGAATAGTCCTTTATTTTTATCCAAAGGACAACACTCCCGGCTGCACCAAAGAAGCATGTGGCTTTCGCGATCTCAAGCCCCAATTTGATAGCATGGATGTGGTGCTGTTAGGGATAAGCAAAGACAGCCTCAAATCACATGACAAATTCATCCGTGATTTTGATCTCCCATTTGTACTGCTCTCTGATCCGGATGCCTCAATGATGTCCTTATATGGAGCGTACGGCGAAAAAGTAATGTGTGGCAAGAAATGCATGGGTGTTATTCGCTCAACCGTTATTGTCGGTCCGGATGGCACCATTCTCAAACACTGGCCTAAAGTGGCAAAAGCAGATGCGCACCCAGCAGAAGTCGTGAAATGGCTGGGGCAAAACAGCAATGAGGGAGGAAAGTAG
- a CDS encoding pentapeptide repeat-containing protein, protein MILGKLLVTGIVAGLMVVSMPQWALTQEVANENQPLPSVPVSPSSEKSPDVRELQIAEQTLRKALEKSEADKADLEKRLTDFAAREQQVRDESAKLAAEKDAIEKSCPKPAPATVKAATKQKKKKTVHKWWTSERRASDNLTAGDGSAQKTARLKKTGKKKKKVGKTKKKAASAKKACAGPVVSLADIKKALSGKRNLAGKNLSGLNLTGMALVGADLKGACLAKTNLERADLAEANLERADLSGANLRMTSLRLANINAAKLDGAKLDNAIWIDSRICLDGSVGGCKDVIP, encoded by the coding sequence ATGATACTTGGCAAATTATTGGTGACAGGCATTGTTGCCGGTCTGATGGTGGTCTCAATGCCGCAGTGGGCTTTGACACAGGAGGTTGCGAATGAAAACCAGCCGCTTCCCTCAGTACCGGTATCTCCTTCAAGTGAAAAGAGTCCAGACGTCCGCGAATTGCAGATAGCCGAACAGACCTTGCGCAAGGCGTTGGAAAAATCCGAGGCCGATAAGGCCGATCTTGAGAAAAGACTCACCGACTTTGCTGCTCGGGAGCAGCAGGTGCGTGATGAATCGGCAAAGCTTGCTGCGGAAAAAGATGCCATTGAAAAGTCCTGTCCCAAGCCTGCTCCCGCAACGGTTAAGGCGGCAACCAAACAAAAAAAGAAAAAGACCGTTCATAAGTGGTGGACTTCGGAGCGGCGCGCTTCGGATAATCTAACGGCAGGCGATGGATCTGCCCAAAAGACGGCACGGCTGAAAAAGACCGGCAAGAAAAAAAAGAAGGTTGGCAAGACAAAGAAGAAGGCAGCGAGTGCCAAAAAAGCCTGCGCCGGCCCGGTAGTCTCCTTGGCCGACATCAAAAAGGCACTGAGCGGTAAGCGCAACCTTGCCGGGAAAAATCTGAGTGGCTTGAACCTGACAGGGATGGCTCTTGTTGGCGCTGATCTGAAAGGGGCCTGTCTTGCAAAAACCAACTTGGAAAGGGCTGACCTGGCGGAAGCCAATCTGGAAAGAGCGGATCTTTCCGGGGCAAATCTGCGGATGACGAGTCTCAGGCTGGCAAATATAAATGCTGCCAAGCTGGACGGCGCAAAGCTAGATAATGCCATCTGGATTGACAGTCGAATCTGTCTCGATGGTTCAGTGGGGGGCTGCAAAGACGTGATCCCATAA
- the priA gene encoding replication restart helicase PriA, with protein sequence MLNPPVIIEAVVPLYLDAVYNYIVPADLGTIKVGMRVLVPFGKRTLTAYTVKTGADPVANLKEVIAILDREPLFTSTELDFFRWAASYYMHPLGEVLKTALPGGINIIGKKQQAVLADGTIVCDEVLSGGRTIKQETFYRLAPLQPQCRPLQGRKLATVELVLATGEMPALQLRRATNIDAAGLRYLVENGWLTAETREVYRDPFRDLPTTPDTPPALTADQELAVCRLQDSLNQGKFSSFLLHGVTGSGKTEVYLQAISHALAQARSALVLVPEIALTPQLVRRFRSRFGSGIAVLHSGLTPGERFDEWRRIRRGEAAIVIGARSAVFAPLENIGIIVVDEEHEASYKQGDGFRYNARDLALVRGKMENSCVVLGSATPQVVTWHAAQTGKIGLIELPKRVRDLPMPETVLIEMRSKKGGAFSTELVTAMEETLASGGQTLLFLNRRGYATYLVCQDCGHTFRCPNCAVSLTHHRSKNRHYCHYCDYSIPAPSLCPACNGSDIVLLGRGTEKVEDEVLELLPSARIARMDKDTTGGRGGHSRILTQVENRQIDILVGTQMVAKGHDFPGVTLVGVISVDASLNLPDFRSAERTFQLLTQVSGRAGRGTQPGRVLVQTMAPDNYAITSAINYDCKGFCEQELKFRAELDYPPFSFLALIELSSTSEAAVNKSAQKAAAELSQQKRALHGRVNILGPAAAPLAVLRGRHRRQILLKAKHRNDLHQLLKSTKEALDLPSNVRLTIDIDPLDML encoded by the coding sequence ATGCTCAACCCTCCCGTCATTATAGAAGCAGTTGTCCCGCTTTACCTGGATGCCGTTTACAACTATATCGTTCCTGCCGACTTGGGAACCATCAAAGTCGGCATGCGCGTCCTGGTCCCTTTCGGCAAACGAACTCTCACCGCATACACCGTAAAAACCGGAGCAGATCCGGTTGCCAATTTGAAAGAAGTCATTGCAATCCTTGATCGAGAACCGCTCTTCACATCTACAGAACTGGATTTTTTCCGTTGGGCCGCCTCGTACTATATGCATCCGCTCGGGGAAGTTCTCAAAACCGCTCTGCCGGGCGGAATAAACATCATTGGCAAGAAACAACAGGCTGTGCTGGCGGATGGGACAATCGTCTGCGATGAGGTACTCTCAGGCGGGCGCACCATAAAACAAGAGACCTTCTACCGACTTGCACCTCTCCAGCCCCAATGCCGCCCGCTTCAGGGGCGAAAGCTTGCTACAGTTGAGCTGGTGCTGGCAACAGGGGAAATGCCGGCACTGCAGCTCCGAAGAGCAACCAATATTGATGCTGCAGGTCTTCGCTATCTTGTAGAAAATGGCTGGTTGACAGCAGAAACGAGAGAAGTCTACCGCGATCCGTTTCGTGATCTGCCCACCACTCCAGATACACCGCCGGCGTTGACAGCGGATCAAGAACTTGCAGTATGCCGGCTACAGGATTCCCTCAACCAGGGTAAATTCTCGTCTTTCCTTCTGCACGGTGTTACCGGCAGCGGCAAAACCGAAGTGTACCTTCAAGCAATCAGTCATGCTCTTGCGCAGGCAAGGAGTGCACTGGTGCTGGTTCCGGAGATAGCACTCACGCCTCAACTGGTAAGACGATTCCGGTCACGTTTCGGAAGCGGTATTGCTGTTCTTCACAGCGGTCTCACACCAGGAGAACGCTTTGACGAGTGGCGCAGAATAAGACGTGGCGAAGCCGCCATCGTCATCGGCGCCAGATCTGCAGTTTTCGCACCACTGGAAAACATCGGCATCATCGTAGTGGACGAAGAACATGAAGCTAGCTACAAGCAAGGGGACGGATTCAGGTACAATGCCCGTGACCTGGCACTGGTCAGGGGTAAAATGGAAAATAGTTGTGTAGTACTGGGGAGCGCTACCCCCCAAGTAGTAACCTGGCATGCCGCCCAAACGGGAAAAATCGGACTGATTGAACTCCCAAAGCGAGTCCGCGACCTGCCAATGCCGGAAACCGTACTGATTGAGATGCGCAGCAAGAAGGGTGGCGCGTTTTCAACTGAACTGGTCACAGCAATGGAGGAAACCTTGGCAAGTGGCGGCCAGACGTTGCTGTTCCTCAACCGACGTGGCTATGCGACATATTTGGTGTGCCAGGATTGCGGCCACACCTTCCGTTGCCCAAACTGCGCCGTATCGCTCACTCACCACCGCAGCAAGAATCGTCATTACTGCCACTACTGCGACTACTCCATTCCCGCACCAAGCTTATGCCCGGCTTGCAACGGTAGTGATATCGTCCTACTGGGGCGTGGCACAGAGAAGGTTGAAGATGAGGTCTTGGAGCTGCTGCCATCGGCCCGTATTGCCCGAATGGATAAAGACACAACCGGAGGCAGAGGTGGGCACTCACGCATTCTGACTCAGGTTGAAAACAGACAAATTGACATCCTTGTCGGCACTCAGATGGTAGCCAAAGGGCACGATTTCCCCGGGGTCACTCTGGTCGGGGTAATCTCAGTCGATGCCTCCCTCAATCTCCCAGACTTCAGAAGTGCTGAACGGACATTCCAGCTTCTGACTCAAGTTTCCGGAAGGGCAGGCCGTGGCACCCAGCCCGGCCGGGTACTGGTCCAGACAATGGCCCCTGATAATTACGCCATCACCAGTGCCATCAACTACGACTGTAAAGGTTTCTGTGAACAGGAGCTCAAGTTCCGGGCAGAACTGGACTACCCGCCTTTTTCATTCCTTGCCCTTATCGAGCTTTCGAGCACTTCTGAAGCAGCCGTTAACAAGTCGGCACAGAAAGCTGCGGCAGAGCTTTCACAGCAAAAGCGAGCCTTGCATGGCCGTGTCAACATTCTTGGACCAGCAGCTGCCCCACTAGCAGTACTTCGCGGGCGCCACCGCAGGCAGATCCTCCTGAAGGCAAAGCACCGAAACGACCTGCATCAACTGCTCAAATCAACAAAAGAAGCACTGGACCTGCCGAGTAATGTCCGGCTTACCATTGATATTGACCCGCTGGATATGCTGTAG
- a CDS encoding FprA family A-type flavoprotein yields MNKAIEIKPGVHWIGSTDPDLRIFDDLFPTERGTTYNSYLIQGTEKVAIIDTVKTKRCGEFLEKVKSLIDPAKVDYIIANHTEPDHSGSIEFMLQHCPNATVVSTQAARTFLGNLIHKDFPARVVKDGETLDLGGRTLRFVIAPYLHWPDTMFTLLEQDEILFTCDAFGAHYCGNSIYNDEVQDYSKDMHFYFDCLIRPFKDKVLSAINKIENEKIAMICPSHGPIIRKDPARYVGFYQEWARPVAGPKKVVIFYLSPHGNTEMMAKAVAKGASQEGLEVDCHHIIQLSANEIRDHLEEADALIFGTPTINRDIPKPMWDVLSYLSTVKLKGNIGGAFGSYGWSGEACKMVEERLKGLNFKLPTPFVRSPFTPRAEVLQQCEALGRAIADEILTTA; encoded by the coding sequence ATGAATAAGGCAATAGAAATCAAGCCAGGAGTTCACTGGATTGGTTCTACCGATCCAGACCTTCGCATATTCGACGATTTATTCCCTACCGAACGGGGAACAACTTACAATTCGTATTTGATTCAAGGAACCGAAAAGGTTGCCATAATAGACACCGTAAAAACAAAACGTTGCGGTGAATTCCTTGAAAAGGTCAAGTCACTGATTGATCCGGCCAAGGTCGATTACATCATAGCAAATCATACGGAACCGGACCATTCCGGTTCCATTGAGTTCATGCTGCAACATTGCCCAAATGCAACGGTGGTTTCCACCCAGGCTGCAAGAACCTTTCTCGGCAACCTTATCCATAAAGATTTTCCTGCCCGTGTAGTCAAGGATGGCGAGACCTTAGATCTGGGAGGCCGGACTCTGCGCTTCGTAATAGCTCCTTATCTGCACTGGCCTGACACAATGTTCACCCTGCTGGAGCAAGACGAGATCCTGTTCACTTGTGATGCATTCGGTGCCCATTATTGCGGGAACAGCATCTACAATGATGAAGTCCAGGATTACTCAAAAGATATGCACTTTTATTTCGACTGCCTTATCCGCCCCTTCAAGGACAAGGTACTCTCAGCCATCAATAAGATCGAAAACGAAAAAATCGCCATGATCTGTCCGAGCCATGGCCCGATAATCAGGAAAGACCCAGCCCGCTATGTTGGCTTTTATCAGGAATGGGCGAGGCCGGTGGCAGGCCCTAAAAAAGTAGTCATTTTCTACCTCTCCCCACACGGCAATACCGAGATGATGGCCAAAGCTGTAGCAAAAGGAGCTTCACAAGAGGGGTTGGAGGTGGATTGCCATCACATCATTCAGTTATCGGCAAATGAGATACGGGACCATCTTGAAGAAGCGGATGCCCTAATCTTCGGGACACCAACCATAAACCGCGATATCCCTAAACCGATGTGGGATGTCCTGTCTTATCTGTCTACAGTCAAGCTGAAAGGGAACATTGGGGGGGCATTCGGCAGCTATGGCTGGAGCGGTGAAGCATGCAAAATGGTTGAGGAGCGGCTTAAAGGCCTCAACTTCAAGCTGCCGACACCATTCGTCCGCTCACCATTTACTCCCCGAGCGGAGGTACTTCAACAATGTGAGGCTTTAGGCAGGGCAATAGCTGACGAAATCCTGACCACTGCCTGA
- a CDS encoding transglutaminase-like domain-containing protein — protein MKIAISSLPSKRSIQWIAACCLVQLLVATAAAALPPLTSPPLGDRWFSISMNGDRVGFAHVNVTATPDGFRISSEGSAKMLVLGFSREATARERYEVNPDLTLKSFEVEQTIDKSPLNLSGTVSGRTVKLTVTSKGGKHEKSLKSKGAVYPPPVVNLYPLIKGFAPGKKYSLQMLDVEAVKLKEVSIKGIGIEKRYGMDTFHLQNDLYTFVDNDIWVDSSGNTIEESVRDGLILTKTEDAKKAVAWLFEDAIAKKDLVLDFSLIKITEDLQAQEKLRQLTIELTGYPAGYPLPEGPGQTAARQAPDRIKLSMKAPLRQTGEQATLIDKTKYLQTTPRINSDNPEIVALQRQAIAGNASPEQTVAALTRWVADFLEDSVTDSHSAVEALQLRKGNCQSHARLYVAMARAAGIPSRMVSGLVYIQGKGFLYHSWAESYAEGWIAVDPTFGQAPADITHIRLVEGDEPEEMAPLAGIVGRIKAKVIDKAN, from the coding sequence ATGAAAATAGCAATCAGTTCATTACCAAGTAAACGGTCAATCCAGTGGATCGCGGCCTGCTGCCTCGTTCAGCTGTTAGTTGCTACCGCTGCGGCAGCGTTACCGCCGCTGACTTCGCCGCCGCTGGGCGACCGATGGTTCAGCATATCGATGAATGGCGACAGGGTCGGCTTTGCCCACGTCAACGTCACCGCCACTCCTGACGGTTTCAGAATATCCAGCGAAGGAAGCGCCAAAATGCTGGTTCTCGGCTTTTCCCGAGAAGCCACAGCACGAGAACGGTACGAGGTAAATCCTGACCTTACCCTAAAATCCTTTGAGGTTGAGCAAACTATAGACAAGAGTCCATTAAACCTGAGCGGCACGGTCTCTGGAAGAACGGTTAAGCTCACGGTTACATCAAAGGGAGGCAAGCATGAAAAATCCCTCAAATCCAAAGGGGCGGTTTATCCTCCTCCGGTAGTAAACCTTTATCCCTTGATCAAGGGGTTTGCACCGGGTAAAAAATACTCACTTCAGATGCTAGATGTCGAAGCAGTCAAACTGAAAGAGGTCTCTATCAAGGGGATCGGCATCGAAAAGCGCTACGGCATGGACACCTTCCACCTGCAGAACGATCTCTACACCTTCGTTGATAATGACATTTGGGTTGATTCATCCGGAAACACCATTGAGGAATCTGTGCGTGACGGCTTGATCCTTACCAAAACCGAAGATGCCAAAAAAGCTGTCGCTTGGCTCTTTGAGGATGCCATTGCGAAAAAAGACCTTGTCCTGGATTTCAGTCTTATCAAAATAACAGAGGATCTCCAGGCTCAGGAAAAACTCCGGCAACTTACAATAGAGCTCACAGGTTATCCTGCGGGGTATCCATTGCCGGAAGGCCCTGGGCAGACTGCTGCGCGGCAGGCTCCAGACCGGATCAAACTTTCAATGAAAGCACCTCTACGGCAAACAGGTGAACAAGCTACTTTAATCGACAAGACAAAGTACCTGCAGACTACCCCTCGCATCAATTCCGATAACCCTGAGATTGTAGCTCTGCAGCGGCAAGCCATTGCCGGCAATGCCTCTCCCGAGCAAACAGTGGCCGCTCTTACCCGGTGGGTTGCCGACTTTCTCGAAGACTCTGTCACAGACAGCCATTCAGCTGTTGAGGCTTTGCAACTCCGTAAAGGGAACTGTCAGTCGCATGCCCGACTTTATGTTGCCATGGCACGGGCAGCCGGGATTCCGAGCCGCATGGTATCTGGCCTTGTCTACATTCAGGGCAAAGGATTCCTGTATCATAGCTGGGCCGAGAGCTATGCAGAAGGATGGATCGCGGTTGATCCAACGTTCGGCCAGGCACCAGCTGACATTACCCACATAAGACTGGTCGAAGGAGATGAGCCGGAAGAAATGGCGCCCCTGGCCGGTATAGTCGGCAGGATCAAGGCAAAGGTCATTGACAAAGCAAATTAA
- a CDS encoding sterol desaturase family protein, protein MTSGYTLRVSAFLVVLVVVALWEFIAPRRRMLTGRRKRWFANLSLVVIDNAVARVLFPVMPVGMAFIAKEKGWGLLNFVDFPWLAEVAIAVIVLDLVIYLQHVAFHFLPLLWRLHRMHHSDLDLDVTSGNRFHPLEIMISLVLKLGVVALIGVDPGAVIAFEVILNSCSMFSHGNVRLPIPIDRYLRLLIVTPDMHRVHHSVIPRETNSNYGFCLTWWDRLFKTYREQPEAGHEAMLIGLKEFRDPERLRLLHLLVQPFVNRKSGMTVD, encoded by the coding sequence ATGACATCTGGTTACACATTACGTGTGTCAGCTTTTCTTGTTGTGCTTGTGGTTGTCGCATTGTGGGAGTTTATCGCCCCGCGCCGGAGAATGCTGACTGGCAGACGGAAGCGGTGGTTTGCCAACCTTTCACTGGTTGTAATCGACAACGCAGTAGCAAGGGTTCTCTTCCCTGTGATGCCGGTAGGAATGGCGTTCATTGCCAAAGAGAAGGGGTGGGGGCTTCTTAATTTTGTAGATTTTCCTTGGCTGGCAGAAGTGGCCATCGCGGTTATTGTCTTGGATTTGGTGATCTACCTCCAGCATGTCGCGTTTCATTTCTTGCCTCTGCTCTGGCGGCTGCATCGAATGCATCATTCTGATCTTGATCTCGATGTCACCAGCGGTAACAGATTCCATCCCTTGGAAATCATGATTTCACTGGTCCTTAAACTTGGGGTTGTTGCATTGATTGGGGTCGATCCAGGTGCAGTTATTGCGTTTGAAGTCATTCTGAATTCATGTTCCATGTTCAGCCACGGTAATGTCAGGCTACCGATACCCATCGATCGCTACCTAAGGCTGCTGATTGTGACTCCAGACATGCATAGGGTTCATCACTCTGTCATCCCTAGGGAAACCAACAGTAATTATGGTTTTTGCCTGACTTGGTGGGACAGGCTCTTCAAGACTTACCGTGAGCAACCAGAAGCCGGACATGAAGCTATGTTGATTGGGCTTAAGGAGTTTCGGGACCCTGAACGGTTGCGGTTGCTGCATCTTCTTGTACAGCCGTTTGTGAATCGTAAAAGCGGTATGACCGTTGATTGA
- a CDS encoding peptidoglycan endopeptidase, producing MVNLVIRIILLVLLPLTLQAQETTQRFAIAESPTPVLNTPGFNDIFANAQGNNPKTDNCGQVRELEFIALPGTVFAIQQEINTGTTVIYRVTTGDYPHAPANGLFIDSRFVSTTIAPPSPRRAALSPKKEIIQRLRNSAGVEYVWGGNVKQGIPKLADLYSTGNRSLSLKSGKKVSFAGLDCSGLLYEASNGWTPRNTSELVAYGKSVAIEGLDLGTIVRKLRPLDLIVWPGHVLIALDHGEVIESRLYCDGRKSGVVIRPLHKRLSEILRNRKPVNSIEAKGGELKNSFVVRRWIEP from the coding sequence ATGGTGAATTTAGTCATCCGAATAATTCTGTTAGTGCTTTTACCTCTGACCCTGCAAGCCCAGGAAACAACGCAGCGATTTGCAATTGCAGAATCTCCGACACCGGTCCTCAATACTCCTGGCTTCAATGACATTTTTGCGAATGCCCAGGGGAATAATCCCAAAACCGATAATTGCGGCCAAGTTCGGGAACTCGAATTTATTGCTCTTCCTGGGACAGTATTTGCAATCCAGCAAGAGATCAATACCGGCACAACCGTCATCTACAGGGTAACAACAGGCGATTACCCCCATGCTCCAGCTAACGGGCTGTTTATTGACAGTCGTTTTGTCAGCACGACCATTGCCCCCCCCTCTCCCCGGCGAGCAGCCCTTTCCCCAAAGAAGGAAATCATACAGAGACTGAGAAACTCTGCAGGCGTGGAATATGTCTGGGGTGGCAATGTAAAACAAGGCATTCCCAAACTTGCAGACCTTTATTCAACAGGAAACCGCTCTTTATCTTTAAAGAGTGGGAAGAAGGTTTCGTTTGCCGGCCTGGATTGCTCAGGACTGCTTTACGAGGCCTCAAATGGCTGGACCCCTCGCAACACCAGTGAATTGGTTGCCTATGGCAAGTCAGTTGCCATAGAAGGACTTGACCTGGGAACAATTGTGCGGAAGCTAAGACCGTTGGACCTTATTGTCTGGCCAGGTCATGTTCTCATTGCCCTGGACCATGGAGAAGTTATTGAGAGCAGGTTGTATTGTGACGGCAGAAAAAGCGGGGTAGTAATCAGGCCTTTGCACAAAAGGCTCTCAGAAATACTGCGCAACCGTAAACCGGTGAATAGCATTGAAGCAAAAGGGGGAGAGCTGAAGAACAGCTTTGTTGTACGGAGATGGATTGAGCCCTAA
- a CDS encoding DUF3147 family protein translates to MPFVIKLIVTNIVIIGCVQLGKKLPSVAGLVATMPITTLAVLLWLHAEKPSDNGLLTDYTRGVLWGIVPTALFFGSTMIFLKRGLSLNTTLSVSFVVWLSTAALLQWLLKW, encoded by the coding sequence ACATCGTGATAATCGGCTGTGTCCAACTTGGAAAAAAATTACCCTCTGTCGCCGGTCTCGTGGCAACGATGCCGATCACAACGCTGGCAGTCCTTTTGTGGCTCCACGCAGAAAAGCCTTCAGACAATGGGTTGTTGACTGATTATACCCGCGGCGTTCTTTGGGGGATCGTGCCGACTGCTCTCTTCTTTGGCTCGACCATGATTTTTTTAAAAAGAGGCCTTTCATTGAATACTACCCTCTCTGTGTCCTTTGTTGTCTGGCTCTCCACTGCGGCACTTCTCCAGTGGTTGCTGAAATGGTGA